CGACAATCTGGCCAGTGGCGTCGCCAGCATCGACGCTCATCATCAGGAAATGTTCGCCCAGTTGAATGCCTTCTACGGCGAGATGATGGCCGGCGACAGCGGCAAGGGGGCGTTGACCATGTTGGCGGCCATTGAACGCAGCATGTCCACCCATTTCGCCGAGGAAGAAGCGCTGATGACCAAACACCGCTATGGCGCCGCCGATACCCATCGCGGCCACCATCGCGACTTCCTGGCCAAGGTGGCGTTGATGCGTCAGGACATCGAGGGGCAAAAGCCCAATGCCATGGCCAATTTCTTCGATTATGTCTCGACCTGGTTGGCCGAACATATCGGCAAGGAAGACAAGGCCCTGTTCACCGCCCTTAAAACCCAGGCGGCGTAAACGAAAAAAGGGGCCGGACGATCACTCGTCCGGCCCTTTCAGTTTACGGTTCTTGGGAGACATCCTTCCCCGTTCCCAGGGAAAAGCCCGCTGCAACGAACCACTTTGCCACGGGGTCAGTTCAGCGCGCGGGCCACCTTCGATCCGTTGGGCCGCCCCAGGCGATCGCAAATGAAGGTGCCGGCCTCGATCAATTTTCCCAGGTCGACGCCGGTGTGGATGCCCATGCCGTGCAGCATGTAGACCACATCCTCGCTGGCGACGTTGCCGGCGGCGCCCTTGGCATAGGGGCAGCCGCCCAGGCCGGCGACCGAGGAATCGACCACCGCCACGCCACGTTCCAGCACCGCCAGGATATTGGCCAAGGCTTGGCCGTAAGTGTCGTGGAAATGCGCCGCCAGCATGGTTACCGGCAGATGGGCGGTGACGGCGTCGATCATGGCTTGCGCCTTCAACGGCGTGCCGACACCGACGGTGTCGCCCAACGAGATTTCATAACAGCCCATCGCCGCCAGCTTGCGCGCCACCCCGGCGACGGCGGCGGGGGTGATGTCGCCTTCATAGGGGCAGCCCAGCACGCAAGAGACATAACCGCGCACCTTGACGCCCTGGTCCCGCGCACGGGTGATGACGGGGGCGAAACGGTCCAGGCTTTCGTCAATGGAGCAATTGATGTTTTTTTGCGAAAAGCTTTCCGAGGCGGCGCCGAACACCGCCACCTCAAGCGCCCCCGCCGCCAAGGCCGCTTCCAGTCCCTGCATGTTGGGGGTCAGCACCGGATAGACCACGCCGGGTTTTTGGCCGATGCCGGCCAGGACCTCGGCGCTGGCGGCCATTTGCGGCACCCATTTGGGGCTGACGAAGCTGCCCGATTCGATCACCGGCAGCCCCGCCGCCGTCAGGCGGTCGATCAGGCCGATCTTGGTTTGCACCGATACCGGGCTGGCCTCGTTCTGCAAGCCGTCGCGGGGGCCGACCTCGACGATTTTTACGGCGGGCGGGATGGTCATTTCGCCTCCGTCACCTCGAAGGTCACCAATTGGGCACCGTCGGCAACCTGATCACCGGCGCCGTACAGCACTTCCTTCACCGTGCCGTCGGTGGGGGCCTTGATGGTATGTTCCATCTTCATGGCCTCGACCACCATCAAGACCTGACCCTTTTCCACCACCTCGCCGGCCTTGACCAAGGCCTGCACCACGGTGCCGGTCATCGGCGCGGTCAAGCTGCCGCCGGCATCGGCGTCCTGGTCGGCGGCCTTGGCCGAGGGGTCGTCCAACTTCAGCTTCCAGGCATTGCCGGCTTCCAGCACGGTGATGTCGAAGCCTTGGATGACCACGGTGGCCGATTTGCGCTCGCCGTTGATTTCGGCGGTGACGGTGCGGCCCTGGCGACTGGCGCCCCTGACCACGCACTTGCCCTCGGGCATGTCCATGTCCCAGCCAAGGCTGCGGAAATGGACGGTGACGAGACGCGCCGTCTCGTTGTCGATCAGGCGGAAATCATGATGATTGTCGTCATTCATGCGCCAGCCATTGGTCAGCCGCCAGGGCGAATGCGGGTCGTCGCGGCGGGTGGGCGCGGCTTCGCGTTCCATCAGCATGGCGGCGGCGGCGAAGGCCAGGGCGGTGCTGGGCACGGCCTGGGCGCTTTTCAGCAGATCGTCGCGATGGCGGTTGATG
This is a stretch of genomic DNA from Magnetospirillum gryphiswaldense MSR-1 v2. It encodes these proteins:
- a CDS encoding hydroxymethylglutaryl-CoA lyase, with amino-acid sequence MTIPPAVKIVEVGPRDGLQNEASPVSVQTKIGLIDRLTAAGLPVIESGSFVSPKWVPQMAASAEVLAGIGQKPGVVYPVLTPNMQGLEAALAAGALEVAVFGAASESFSQKNINCSIDESLDRFAPVITRARDQGVKVRGYVSCVLGCPYEGDITPAAVAGVARKLAAMGCYEISLGDTVGVGTPLKAQAMIDAVTAHLPVTMLAAHFHDTYGQALANILAVLERGVAVVDSSVAGLGGCPYAKGAAGNVASEDVVYMLHGMGIHTGVDLGKLIEAGTFICDRLGRPNGSKVARALN